A single window of Achromobacter xylosoxidans DNA harbors:
- a CDS encoding recombination-associated protein RdgC: MWFKNLKIYRLSSPWTLTGEQLEETLARHAYQAGNNLEMQSLGWVPPRENGGLAHVVGGQILLNLRAEKKLLPSTVVNQVAKARAQEIEEQQGYKPGRKQMKEIKERVTDELLPRAFSVYRDTRVWIDPQNHWLVIDAAASAKADEVIGLLAKCVDPFPLENLYVAQSPASAMTGWLAEDEAPSNFSIDQDTELRSSGESGAAIRYVKHSIDADDVRRHIQSGKQCTRLAMTWADRISFVLTEGLDVKRVAPLDVLKEGNDTVATNDDEKFDSDMMLMTGELAKMLAELVEALGGEKKI; the protein is encoded by the coding sequence ATGTGGTTCAAGAATCTCAAGATTTACCGTCTCTCCTCGCCGTGGACGCTGACCGGCGAGCAGCTTGAAGAAACGCTTGCGCGGCATGCCTACCAGGCCGGCAACAACCTCGAAATGCAAAGCCTGGGCTGGGTCCCGCCGCGCGAAAACGGCGGGCTGGCCCACGTCGTGGGCGGGCAGATCCTGCTGAATCTGCGCGCCGAGAAAAAGCTGCTGCCCAGCACCGTCGTCAACCAGGTCGCCAAGGCGCGCGCCCAGGAAATCGAAGAGCAGCAAGGCTACAAGCCGGGCCGCAAGCAGATGAAGGAAATCAAGGAGCGCGTCACCGACGAACTGCTGCCGCGCGCCTTCAGCGTGTACCGCGACACTCGCGTGTGGATCGACCCGCAGAACCACTGGCTGGTGATCGACGCCGCCGCCTCGGCCAAGGCCGATGAAGTCATCGGCCTTTTGGCCAAGTGCGTGGACCCGTTCCCGCTCGAAAACCTGTACGTGGCGCAGTCGCCCGCCTCCGCGATGACCGGCTGGCTGGCGGAAGACGAAGCGCCGAGCAACTTCAGCATCGACCAGGACACCGAGCTGCGTTCGTCCGGTGAAAGCGGCGCGGCCATCCGCTACGTCAAGCACTCGATCGACGCCGACGACGTGCGCCGCCACATCCAGTCGGGCAAGCAGTGCACGCGCCTGGCCATGACCTGGGCCGACCGCATTTCGTTCGTGCTGACCGAAGGCCTGGACGTCAAGCGCGTCGCGCCGCTGGACGTGCTCAAGGAAGGCAACGACACCGTCGCCACCAACGACGACGAGAAGTTCGACTCCGACATGATGCTCATGACCGGTGAACTGGCCAAGATGCTGGCCGAGCTGGTCGAGGCGCTGGGCGGCGAAAAGAAGATCTGA